CTGCACCGAGTCCAATGAACAAGCCAGCAATCGTTGCACTCATTAAGTTTGCTAAAGTACCTGCGATTACTGCTTTTAAGCCTAAACGAGCAACATCACTACGACGGTTTGGCGCCATTCCACCTAAACCACCAATTAAGATTGCAATTGAGCTGAAGTTAGCAAAACCACAAAGTGCGAAAGTAATAATCGCTTTGGTTTTTTCAGTTAATACAATCGCAGAATCTGGTTGCAAGTATTTTGCAAATTCGAGGTAACCTACGAATTCGTTAACCGCTAACTTCATCCCGATCATTTGTCCTGCGATACCCGCTTCGGTACCGTCAGTTACACCGATTAAATATGCTAATGGTTTAAAAACTAAACCAAAGATAGATTGTAAAGTTACGTCGCCATAGCCGAACCAACCACCAACGCCACTTAAAATACCGTTAATTAATGCAATTAAACCAACGAATGCGATTAACATTGCACCTACGTTTAACGCAAGTTGCATACCTGCACTCGCACCGCCCGCCATTGCTTCAAGTACGTTAGTTGGTTTTTCTGAATCATTGTCTTCTGGCTGTTTATCAGAGAATTGTTCTGTTTGTGGGAACATTAATTTCGCAAATAATAAACCAGCTGGTGCCGCCATAAATGACGCTGCGATTAAGTATGTCAATGGCACGCCCATTCCAGCATAACCCGCCATTACTGAACCCGCGATAGACGCCGTACCACCCACCATGATGGCAAATAATTCAGATTGGGTCATATTTTTAATATAAGGACGAACCACCAATGGTGCTTCAGTTTGACCAACGAAAATATTAGCAGCCGCTGACATGGATTCTGCTTTTGAAGTACCCAATGCTTTTTGTAATGCACCGCCTAATACTTTAATTACCACTTGCATAATGCCGAGATAGTAAAGCACAGAAATTAAGCCAGAGAAGAACACAATAATTGGTAATACTTTCACTGCAAAAATGAAACCTGAAGGTTTGCTTGGATCAGCTAAACCACCAAATACAAAGTTAATACCTTCGTTACCGTAAGCAATAACATTTGATACGGCATCAGCAGTTGCACCAAGTGCTTGTTTACCTGCTGGCACATATAAAATAAGGGCGGCAAATCCAACTTGGATTGCTAACGCCCCGAGCACGGTTCTGATACTAATCGCTTTACGATTATTGGAAAGTAACACGGCAATAGCGATTAATACGACCATTCCCAAAATGCTGCTTAACACACTCATTTGATTCCCCTAGATTGGTTAAGTTAATAAAAAAGTCGGCTTATTCTACTTGTTTTCTCACAAAAAGTCGGCGAATTTTCACCGCACTTTCTTGTAAGCGACTACAAAATAGTCAAAACCTTGTTAATTCCACATTGACGCGCATAAGCAGCCAATGCATTAGTTTCTTCCGCACTTGGAATATGCGTTGATAACCCAGTTTCATCGCGCACACCTTTACTATGCACACGGATAATTTTTAATGCCACATCAGGATAATTTCGTAAAAGTAGCGCAACTTTGCCCACCAAATGTTCAGCATCAAAAAAATTCTTTAAAAAAACTAACCGCACTTCTTCCACTTTATTTAACGGCAACAAGGCAGCCAGATTTTGTAAATTTCGCTCAAGTTTATCGTTTTTTATGTGTAAACGTTCTGGTATCACTTGCTGTGGCACGATTCCTGTTTGATTTTGTCGGTCAAAACAGAGCGTTTGTAAACCTACGCCTTCTCCTTTCAGATCGAATAAAAATTTATCAGTGACATCAATTAACGAACGAATACGATCAAACTCAAAAAAGCCACTACTATCCAAATAACAGGTTAATCCTTGCGAACGTAAAGCCTCAAAAAGCGGCACCAGTTTTTTATGATGGATAGTCGGTTCACCACCTGAAATTGTGACACCTCGAATAAATGGAACCGCCTCCATAACCTGTTCATACAAATACTGCAAACTAACCAATTTCGCATTTTCCGTATAACGAGGAATAGTTTCTGGATTATGGCAATACAAGCAATTTAACTTGCAACCTTGCAGAAAAATACTCGAACGATTGCCTTGCCCCTCTACATTTGAAAAAGGAATAATCCGATGCAACGGCACAAAAATCTCAGAAAGTGCGGTCATTTTTCCAATTATTTTTCAGCAGTGACATCTTTTTCATCGCGTAATTGGCGATCAAACACGTTGGCGCATTCATCCGTACCCGATCCATACCAGGTTGTATCACGTAATGCGACTTCACCTTTACGGTATTTTTCAACTTCGCTTTTCTTCACCAAATAACCCGTAACGCGAATTAAATCCGTGTTTTTCAAATAGGTAGTAATATAGCGATAGCCTAAAGAGAATGCCCCATCAATAATATCTACCACCGCATCGCAGTGATCCGCATAGGTTTGATCAAAGGCGAATAAATCCCCTGTACCAGATGGGAAATATTTATGGAATGGCGCAGACTGTTTCAAATGCGCAAGTAACGTTGGTTCTTCGCCTACACGAATACGGTGAGCTGGTGCGTTACGTTTGTCTTCTTCGTGGTTGCTTGCGCCCACTTGTGCGTGTAATAAATAACGATTGCCAGTGCGTTCTGCATAAACCCCTTCATGTGCATCGGTGATTTCTTTAAGTTTATCCATAATTGCTGTCGCAATTTCATCACCACGAGCACTCTTACCAAAGGTTTCATTTAAGCCTTCACATTGCAATAAGTGGTTTGCTGCATCTGCCAAGCCCACAATTGCGAACATCCCCGTAAAATTAGTACGTTTGATAAAGCCTTCTTTTTCGAGAAATGAACTGTTAAAGAAATTACTTTCTTCCACTACAAATTTGTGTCGTTTATCCATAGTTGAAAGAGCACATTTCGCCACTCGTGGTAATAATTCGTTCACCATTTCATCCGCACTTTTACATGCGCGAGCAATCGTCCCTAGACGTAAACGCGTTAATGTGTAAGCACCGCCACATTCAGGCAGTGCGTTATAGCAACTTGCTACGCCATATTCTTCACCTAGATCGGAAATATAGTAAGCATCGTTCGCAAAAGATGGTTTAGAAACTAATAAACAGGCTTTTGCTGCAAGTTCAGCAAACTCACGGCTTGTTTTGGATTTATCATAACGAATGGTCATATTCGGTGTTGGCGCTTCAAGCTCAATCACTGCGCGTAAAATCAAGCGACCCGCTTTCGTGTCATAAGGCCCAATATTGGCATGACAGAATGAATCAGGGACAGTTTTGTCGATATGATTTAAGAAACGTTTAATTTTGATGTAGTCTTTTTCTTCATCAGTAATGAAAGGTTCGAGCAATACATCAAGACGACCAACATAAACAGGATAAGTTGTAATGGATGGCACGTGAGAGTAAAGAATCAATAATCCATCAAGCGCTTCATCAAGATCTTTTGGTGGTGGCAATTCTAAAAATTCGCAGCCTTTTTGGATATACACATTGTAATCAGGCAGGATATAACGAGGACGATAAATCGCGTAACCTTCACATAAATCACAGATCATCTGATTCTGTAAAAAGCCCCATTCTTCATCGGTATAGCCAAGCAAATCGCGAGGATCAAATAAACGCTCAGCAATATTGCCTAATGTCATTAATTTTTGATGATAAGTCAGATTATTGGCTTTAACCGTATCGAGAATATCTTGAAGTGTTGCTAACATAATGCCCCCTTTAGAAATGGTTTTGTATTGTACGCAATGGTAACAAAATAGACAATTTTGAAAATGTGAGCGAGATCACATTTTAAGAAATAAAAACCGAAGCAAACGGTTAACTAGTAAAATAAGAAAGATCTAAATTTAGATAAGTGAAAAAAGAATTTTGACTGGCGGAGTAATGAAGATCCGCCAGTTTTAATTTAATTGGTGAGTCTTAAATATTATCGCTTGAATAACACATTTTCTTAACAAAAGGGATTATCTCTTGTAATGCTTGTTGAATAGAAATTAACCCTAGATTCATTTGAGTCTCTTTTCCCGCAGGTGGGCAAAATGCAAGATGCTTATCGACATCATTAATCGGTTTCCAGCGTCTCGGCTGAGAAGAACGACTACTTGGATAAAACCCGATTGTCGGAATATTAAACGCACTGCTCAAATGCAATGGCCCTGTAGATCCCGCAATAAATAAATCCGCACAAGCCAAAGAATGCGCAAAATCCACTAAACCTTTATTCTTGTCGTAAATAACTACGCGTGAATCATTAACTAGATTAGCTAACTCATGGGCCTTTTCACTTTCGCCAGGCCCTGCAGTCAGCACAACATTGCAATCAAATTCAGCCAATAAGCCTTTAATTAAATCCGCATATTGCGCTAAAGAAAGATTCGTAGCTGAACCACCGGAACCGCTATGCACAAAGATCCATTTTTTATTTGCGGAAAGTCCTAAACTCTCTTGCAAGAAAATGCGTTGATTTTCCACCGCACTTTTCTCAAAGGTTAAATAAGGCGGTTTGGGTTCAACAATTGGCATATTATGCTTTTGCAAAAAAGCTCGAACTAAATCTTGATTGTATTCTGCTTCCGATTTTTCAGAACGAGAACGGCGTTGTGTTAAACGGTGATTATAGAGAATTTGAACCCATTTCGTTGCTGGCGCAAGGCGATATTTAATCCCGCTTTTCCAAGCGAGCTTTCCATTATGGGTATTGGAAAAGAAACTAATCATTCCATCAAACTGCTGCGCTTTGATTTCCTGCACAAGACGTTTGAAATCCGTTTTATCATTTTTTTTGCTATCAATAATAACATGATCAATAAACGGACAAACTTCCGCTAAAGGCGCAGTGTAACTCGGAACAAGTGCGGTTAATTTTAAAGAAGGATTCGATAATTTCAACATAGCAAAAGCAGGCCATGCTTGCATAAAATCGCCTAATTTATCGTTACGAATAACTAAGATCTTTTCCATAATTTCTCCACTAAAATAAAAAAAACCGCACTCAAAAGTGCGGTCGTATTTTATGTTATTTTTGTGGATTATAAAACATCAACACAATTTAAGTCTTTGAAAGATTTCTCTAAGCATTTAGACATAGATTCTTCAGATAAATGCTGGAAGTCGTACTAGATAGCAATAGAAATTATTCATGAAAGCCAGTTAATTATCTGGTATAAACTTTTACCTTATTTTTATTAAGATGTTTTACTAAAAACTCTTTTCAAAAATCAGATTAATATTCTTCTGTTGATAAGAATACATTTGAGGAATGTTACTTATTTGTTTTTTCCAAGTAAACTGCAGTTTAGGTGTAATTCCCCCCAAATGCCAATCTCGTTTCCAAACTAATAAATTTAGAGAATAAATATGATCTTTACGGTTTTTATTAAAGGAGAAAATATCTAAATTACCTAATTTAGCAACATCTTTATAATTTCGTTTAATAAATGACACGGCTATTTGTGAAGATATTCCTTTTCCCCAGTCTTGTCCCCAACCTAAACGTAGGCCTTTGCTTTTAGAACCATATTGCCTTACTTGAGTTTTTTCATTTATCCAGTCACCTCCAATATAGAAAAATTGTCGAGTGTTTGGCTGAAAAATTAAGGTTGGTGTAAGCTGTGTTAAATGTCCATTAAGCTCTTTTTCAATAAAATAATGTTGTTTTTCAAATTCAGCAGAATAGGCCAGTTGCCAATGTGGGTTAAAGTGAAAATCATATTCAGCTTGCACGCCATTATTCCAGCGATAACGATGGTTGCCATACCAACGACGCTCATAAAAAGGTTTCACTTTTATTATATGAGATGCATTTTTATAGGCATAACCTAAAAAAGTGCGGTTTAAAATATCATCATATTCATGATTATCCCAATACTCTTTACCCCAAGCTCGATTGCCGAATAAAAAATAGTGAGAATCGAATAAATTCAAATCTCGAGAAACCGAGAAAAAATATCCAACTCCATGGGCTGATTGTGGCAACATTCTTTGGGATTTGGTCAGTACTGCACGATTAGACAATGGCACATAATTGACATTTGCTACATGGTTGACATTTTTATCTCGGATATAATGGGCTGTAAAATCTATTTCCCAACCTTGTCTCTCATCTAATGCTTGCAGATAATTATTAATAACCAACAACGAACCATCAGGCAGATCTTTTTCCACTTTTGCTTTTTCAAATTGAGTTCTTGCTGCACTATCTTGCCTTTGATGAAATAATGCAATCGCTAACTCGATTCTAACTGGGTTTAATTCTGGGTTTTCCGATAAGACTTGTCGATAAAGCCGAATTGCTTCGTAATAATCTTGTTCTAAAAAGGCAATACGCCCTTGTGCAAATTGAGCTAAATGTTTATTGAAATGAGGATTATATTGATACAGATCTATTAATCGGGCCAGTTCTTTTCCAGATAAAGAATACATATTTTCGGATAATAGTTTTTCAATCACTTTAGGATTACTTTGAAGATATGTTATATCTGGTAACGATAATGTGTGAGCAGTCGCAGAAAATGAAAAAGATGAGTAGAATAGCCAAAATAACGCTTTTTTCATATTACACCTAATAAAATAGGCGGAATAATCCGCCTATTAACATATAAAAATAAATTAACGATAGCCACCAAAAGAAGTATTTAATGCTGAATTATTATCAAAAGTTACAATACCAGCAGCTTCTTCGGCATTTGGCCCATATAATGCACCTGTATATTTACCACCATCATTCAAGAATACACTAGCTTTACCACTAAAACTATTACCATTTAAACTAGTTTCATGCAGAGTAATATCACGAGCAAGTGGCATCTCAATTTTTCCATCAACTTTTTTAGTATCAAAATTTACATTAAGAGTGGTTTTTCCATCTGCTTGTACGCCATTAATATTTTGAGCAATGATACTATCTCTTGCACGCACTGCATGCCCCGTATAAGTTGCAGAGCCTTTTGGAATACTTGAAGTTGGTGTTACTGTACCTTGATAACGAATTTCTTGGCGAGTTTTATCGTGATTCACCCACACACCGTAAAATGAATGATTTTGGTTATAACCAATTAGTGTTCCATCCATCGTATTACCGCCAATTAGTCCTTTGTCACTATTATTTAAATCCACTTTTGCGCCATCTGGTGTTTGTGCAGTACCAGAACCACCACCAGAACCACAAGCGACAGCTAAGGCTGATAATCCTAAAATAGCAACATTATTTAATTGTTTTAACATAACGATTTCCTCATTTTTTCTTAGAAAGATTAACTTTAATTCTAATAAGAAACTAGACTCTATATATCAACTGTTCAGTTGTTAATTTAAAAATCATTTGGTGAATTTATTATTTGGGTTATCGTTATAATTACTAAATGCAGAAAATATTTGATGAAAAAGCACTTTTTAGCCAACGGTTGCGAGTTGCTCTTGAAGCAGCTTCTTACGGTACATTTAAAGTATCAGAAATTGAGAGGGAATTTAACTTACGTTATGTTTCAGGGTCTGTCACACCCCAAGCAATCTATAAATGGTTAAATGGCCAATCAATCCCTTCTTTTGACAAAATCCAAGTACTTGCCGATTGGTTAAATGTTTCTGCGGAGTGGTTAAAAACAGGGGCAAGTAATACCACCTTAAACGCACAATCACTTATTGAAAAACAAGGTTTAGAGAGTTTTCTTCAATTAAATAATGATCATAAGTATTTAATTCTCAATTTGATGCAAGCACTTCTTAAAACCTACCCATAGCCTCATCTCCTTGTGTTAAGAAACTATATTTAAAAATAAAAGAATCCATAAAATACTCGCTATAATCAAGCTATCTTTATAGGTTCCATTAAATTTATTTTCTGTTAAACAATAAAAATAAAGACATGATAAAAATAACATTGTGTATTAGTTAGTAGAATTCAATATAGAAGCGTTAATCCATTACTGCTATTTAATAAATTCGAAGATTAATTCCTAAATCAAAAGAAAAAGTGCATAAAATTAAAGTTACTATTTTCACCTTTAATTCAAAACAAAAGGCTAAATTCTATTAGAATTTAGCCTCAATAATTTTAATATAATTTACTAATTATAAAACATCAACACAATTTAAGTCTTCGAAAGATTGTTCTAAGCGTTTAGACATAGATTCTTCCATTTTACGTAACCAAACACGTGGATCGTAGTATTTTTTATTTGGCGCATCTGGACCTTCAGGGTTACCTAATTGACCTTGAAGATAAGCTTCATTTGCTTTATAGAAGTTCAAAATACCATTCCAAGATGCCCATTGAGTATCGGTATCAATGTTCATTTTGATTGCACCGTAGCTAATTGCTTCGCGGATTTCTTCGCGACTAGAACCAGAACCACCGTGGAACACGAAGTTAATTGGTTTCGCTGGAAGATTGCGTTCTTTCGCAACGAACTCTTGTGACGCACCTAAAATAGATGGTTTTAATTTTACGTTACCTGGTTTGTAAACACCATGTACGTTACCGAATGCTGCTGCAACCGTAAAGTTAGGGCTTACTGGGTTTAATTGGTCGTAAACATAAAGCACGTCAGATGGTTGGGTGTATAAACGAGACTCATCAACACCAGAATTATCTACGCCATCTTCTTCACCACCAGTAATACCGATTTCGATTTCAAGGGTCATCCCCATTTTATCCATACGAGCGAGGTATTCACGGCAGATAGCCATATTTTCTTCCATTGGCTCTTCAGAAAGATCAAGCATGTGAGAAGAGAATAATGGACGGCCAGTTTCTGCGAAGTGTTTTTCACCAGCGTCAAGTAAACCATCAATCCATGGAAGTAATTTTTTCGCAGCGTGGTCAGTGTGAAGAATAACAGGAACACCGTATTCTTTAGCTAAAGTATGAACGTGTTTCGCTCCAGCAATCGCACCAAGTACATCAGGACGAGCACCGCTTGCAGGTTTAATACCTTTACCCGCATAAAACGCCGCACCACCGTTAGAAAATTGAATAATAACTGGCGCTTTTACGCGTGCAGCAGTTTCTAACACGGCATTAACTGAGTCAGAACCCACGCAGTTTACTGCTGGGATAGCAAAGTTATGCTCTTTTGCATAAGCAAAGATTTTTTGCACATCTTCACCTGTTACGACACCAGGTTTCACGATATCTAATAATTTAGCCATACTTGTGTTTCCTTTTTATGTTTAGCGGGACAAACCCACAATTGGAGAATTTTTTTGACTTTTTATTGATGGCGACATTTTTAATGATCGCCATCGATATGTCACATAGGAAAAGTGCAGTTAGTTTTTCGCACGTTTTTCAAGAATTTCTACTGCTGGTAATACTTTGCCTTCTACGAATTCTAAGAACGCACCGCCACCCGTTGAAATGTAAGAGATCTTGTCTGCAATACCGAATAAATCGATAGCCGCTAATGTATCACCACCACCAGCGATAGAGAATGCATCGCTATTTGCAATTGCGTGAGAAATGATTTCAGTCCCTTTACGGAAATTAGGGAATTCGAACACGCCAACTGGGCCATTCCATAAAACGGTTTTTGCATTTTTGATGATTTCAGCCAATTGTTCTGCAGATTTATCACCAATATCGAAGATAGATTCCTCATCCTTCACTTCAGTCACTGATTTTTCTGTTGCTGCTGCAGTTTCAGTGAACTCCAAACCAACACGTACATCAACTGGAACAGGAATATCTGTGCTTGCGGCTAATTCTTTCGCGACTGGGATTAAATCAGCTTCATATAAAGATTTACCTACATTGTGGCCTGCTGCCGCAATGAAAGTATTTGCAATACCACCACCCACAATAATTTGGTCAGCTATTTTTGAAAGAGAATTTAATACTTCTAATTTAGTTGAAACTTTAGAACCACCAACAATAGCCACCATTGGACGAGCAGGTTCTTTTAATGCTTTACCTAATGCATCTAATTCAGCAGCTAATAATGGGCCTGCACAAGCGATTGGTGCAAATTCTGCAACGCCGTAAGTTGATGCTTGCGCACGGTGAGCGGTACCAAACGCATCCATTACAAATACATCGCAAAGTGCCGCATATTTTTTACCTAATTCAGGATCGTTTTTCTTTTCACCTTTGTTCACGCGTACGTTTTCTAAAACAACAATTTCGCCTTCTTTAACATCTACGCCGTTTAAATAGTCTTGTTCTAAACGAACATTAAAGCCTGCGTCTTTTAAGTAATCAACAACTGGTTGTAAAGAATCTTCTGGTTTGAATTCACCTTCAGTTGGACGACCTAAGTGAGAAGTTACCATCACTTTTGCGCCTTTTTCTAAGGCTAATTTTAAAGTAGGAATGGTCGCACGAATACGCGCATCTGAGGTCACTTTGCCATCTTTTACTGGCACATTAAGATCCGCGCGGATAAATACACGTTTACCGGCTAAATCTAAATCAGTCATTTTGATTACTGACATAATCTATCCTCTTATTAAGTTAAAATTAAAATTGAAAACTTTTCGTATTATACCTACTTCGCGCTAGGTTGTAACGATTTAGATCAAAGAAATTCTTATTTGCTTTGGCAATTCATTACCTGCCATTTTTTATCATAACAAATGAATAATTCGTTTCGGCTTGCACCTAAATAAGCATTTTTTAATTGTGGATTATGTTGTTTCATCCAACGAAAAAGTTCATTACGGCTTAAATTTTGATTCGGTAATTTTAATGAGCTAAATAATTCCTGCTCCTTAGCAAAATATTGTTGAGCAGAATCAAACGCACAGCTGCCGTGTTTTTCCCATTCGCCTTGTAATAATTGTTCACCTGGTGAAATAGTCAAATATTGTGCTAATAAATCTTTTGGCAATGCGGGTAAATCACCCTTGCAAAAACGTGGATGATCCGTCACTGAAAGTGCATTTGCATTTTGAGGCCATAATCCATGAACGACCCAACCTAAAGTGCGGTTATTTCCGCATTGATATTGAGAGGAGGAAGGCAACTGATTACCATATTTTTCACGCTGAATATCACAAAATCCAGGCGACCAAGATAATGCCAACATATAATAATCGACAGGCGCCTTTGCATTTTGCCCGATAGGGTCATCGCGCATAATCACATCATAATTGGCAAAAACATTCGGATTTTTCACCGCACTTTTTTCAATATCCGTCCGCTTTGTCTCAAATTGAGACTCAAATTTAGGCTCAGATGCTTTTGTTTGCTTAGTCTGTTCGATTACGGGAGAAGATGATTGATTTTTAGTTTTGGTTGAATCGGTAAAATACTGCCAAATTGCTAATACAATGAGGACAATAAGAGAAAGGGTGGAAGTGAATTTTTTCATAAATTTTGTTTAGTTTTTGTCAATCCAGTTTTTGTCGGCTATAATTCGCCGCTTTCAACTTTCTATTAAGGATCACAATGGCATTACTCATCACTAGCAAATGTACCAACTGCGATATGTGCTTACCAGAATGCCCGAACGAAGCCATTTCTATTGGCGATGAGAT
This portion of the Haemophilus haemolyticus genome encodes:
- a CDS encoding helix-turn-helix domain-containing protein gives rise to the protein MQKIFDEKALFSQRLRVALEAASYGTFKVSEIEREFNLRYVSGSVTPQAIYKWLNGQSIPSFDKIQVLADWLNVSAEWLKTGASNTTLNAQSLIEKQGLESFLQLNNDHKYLILNLMQALLKTYP
- a CDS encoding Slam-dependent surface lipoprotein, which gives rise to MLKQLNNVAILGLSALAVACGSGGGSGTAQTPDGAKVDLNNSDKGLIGGNTMDGTLIGYNQNHSFYGVWVNHDKTRQEIRYQGTVTPTSSIPKGSATYTGHAVRARDSIIAQNINGVQADGKTTLNVNFDTKKVDGKIEMPLARDITLHETSLNGNSFSGKASVFLNDGGKYTGALYGPNAEEAAGIVTFDNNSALNTSFGGYR
- the fbaA gene encoding class II fructose-bisphosphate aldolase, with the translated sequence MAKLLDIVKPGVVTGEDVQKIFAYAKEHNFAIPAVNCVGSDSVNAVLETAARVKAPVIIQFSNGGAAFYAGKGIKPASGARPDVLGAIAGAKHVHTLAKEYGVPVILHTDHAAKKLLPWIDGLLDAGEKHFAETGRPLFSSHMLDLSEEPMEENMAICREYLARMDKMGMTLEIEIGITGGEEDGVDNSGVDESRLYTQPSDVLYVYDQLNPVSPNFTVAAAFGNVHGVYKPGNVKLKPSILGASQEFVAKERNLPAKPINFVFHGGSGSSREEIREAISYGAIKMNIDTDTQWASWNGILNFYKANEAYLQGQLGNPEGPDAPNKKYYDPRVWLRKMEESMSKRLEQSFEDLNCVDVL
- a CDS encoding surface lipoprotein assembly modifier, which codes for MKKALFWLFYSSFSFSATAHTLSLPDITYLQSNPKVIEKLLSENMYSLSGKELARLIDLYQYNPHFNKHLAQFAQGRIAFLEQDYYEAIRLYRQVLSENPELNPVRIELAIALFHQRQDSAARTQFEKAKVEKDLPDGSLLVINNYLQALDERQGWEIDFTAHYIRDKNVNHVANVNYVPLSNRAVLTKSQRMLPQSAHGVGYFFSVSRDLNLFDSHYFLFGNRAWGKEYWDNHEYDDILNRTFLGYAYKNASHIIKVKPFYERRWYGNHRYRWNNGVQAEYDFHFNPHWQLAYSAEFEKQHYFIEKELNGHLTQLTPTLIFQPNTRQFFYIGGDWINEKTQVRQYGSKSKGLRLGWGQDWGKGISSQIAVSFIKRNYKDVAKLGNLDIFSFNKNRKDHIYSLNLLVWKRDWHLGGITPKLQFTWKKQISNIPQMYSYQQKNINLIFEKSF
- a CDS encoding 4Fe-4S cluster-binding domain-containing protein, which encodes MTALSEIFVPLHRIIPFSNVEGQGNRSSIFLQGCKLNCLYCHNPETIPRYTENAKLVSLQYLYEQVMEAVPFIRGVTISGGEPTIHHKKLVPLFEALRSQGLTCYLDSSGFFEFDRIRSLIDVTDKFLFDLKGEGVGLQTLCFDRQNQTGIVPQQVIPERLHIKNDKLERNLQNLAALLPLNKVEEVRLVFLKNFFDAEHLVGKVALLLRNYPDVALKIIRVHSKGVRDETGLSTHIPSAEETNALAAYARQCGINKVLTIL
- the pgk gene encoding phosphoglycerate kinase, translated to MSVIKMTDLDLAGKRVFIRADLNVPVKDGKVTSDARIRATIPTLKLALEKGAKVMVTSHLGRPTEGEFKPEDSLQPVVDYLKDAGFNVRLEQDYLNGVDVKEGEIVVLENVRVNKGEKKNDPELGKKYAALCDVFVMDAFGTAHRAQASTYGVAEFAPIACAGPLLAAELDALGKALKEPARPMVAIVGGSKVSTKLEVLNSLSKIADQIIVGGGIANTFIAAAGHNVGKSLYEADLIPVAKELAASTDIPVPVDVRVGLEFTETAAATEKSVTEVKDEESIFDIGDKSAEQLAEIIKNAKTVLWNGPVGVFEFPNFRKGTEIISHAIANSDAFSIAGGGDTLAAIDLFGIADKISYISTGGGAFLEFVEGKVLPAVEILEKRAKN
- a CDS encoding YjjI family glycine radical enzyme, with protein sequence MLATLQDILDTVKANNLTYHQKLMTLGNIAERLFDPRDLLGYTDEEWGFLQNQMICDLCEGYAIYRPRYILPDYNVYIQKGCEFLELPPPKDLDEALDGLLILYSHVPSITTYPVYVGRLDVLLEPFITDEEKDYIKIKRFLNHIDKTVPDSFCHANIGPYDTKAGRLILRAVIELEAPTPNMTIRYDKSKTSREFAELAAKACLLVSKPSFANDAYYISDLGEEYGVASCYNALPECGGAYTLTRLRLGTIARACKSADEMVNELLPRVAKCALSTMDKRHKFVVEESNFFNSSFLEKEGFIKRTNFTGMFAIVGLADAANHLLQCEGLNETFGKSARGDEIATAIMDKLKEITDAHEGVYAERTGNRYLLHAQVGASNHEEDKRNAPAHRIRVGEEPTLLAHLKQSAPFHKYFPSGTGDLFAFDQTYADHCDAVVDIIDGAFSLGYRYITTYLKNTDLIRVTGYLVKKSEVEKYRKGEVALRDTTWYGSGTDECANVFDRQLRDEKDVTAEK
- a CDS encoding ribonuclease T2 family protein gives rise to the protein MKKFTSTLSLIVLIVLAIWQYFTDSTKTKNQSSSPVIEQTKQTKASEPKFESQFETKRTDIEKSAVKNPNVFANYDVIMRDDPIGQNAKAPVDYYMLALSWSPGFCDIQREKYGNQLPSSSQYQCGNNRTLGWVVHGLWPQNANALSVTDHPRFCKGDLPALPKDLLAQYLTISPGEQLLQGEWEKHGSCAFDSAQQYFAKEQELFSSLKLPNQNLSRNELFRWMKQHNPQLKNAYLGASRNELFICYDKKWQVMNCQSK
- a CDS encoding glycosyltransferase family 9 protein → MEKILVIRNDKLGDFMQAWPAFAMLKLSNPSLKLTALVPSYTAPLAEVCPFIDHVIIDSKKNDKTDFKRLVQEIKAQQFDGMISFFSNTHNGKLAWKSGIKYRLAPATKWVQILYNHRLTQRRSRSEKSEAEYNQDLVRAFLQKHNMPIVEPKPPYLTFEKSAVENQRIFLQESLGLSANKKWIFVHSGSGGSATNLSLAQYADLIKGLLAEFDCNVVLTAGPGESEKAHELANLVNDSRVVIYDKNKGLVDFAHSLACADLFIAGSTGPLHLSSAFNIPTIGFYPSSRSSQPRRWKPINDVDKHLAFCPPAGKETQMNLGLISIQQALQEIIPFVKKMCYSSDNI
- a CDS encoding NupC/NupG family nucleoside CNT transporter, with translation MSVLSSILGMVVLIAIAVLLSNNRKAISIRTVLGALAIQVGFAALILYVPAGKQALGATADAVSNVIAYGNEGINFVFGGLADPSKPSGFIFAVKVLPIIVFFSGLISVLYYLGIMQVVIKVLGGALQKALGTSKAESMSAAANIFVGQTEAPLVVRPYIKNMTQSELFAIMVGGTASIAGSVMAGYAGMGVPLTYLIAASFMAAPAGLLFAKLMFPQTEQFSDKQPEDNDSEKPTNVLEAMAGGASAGMQLALNVGAMLIAFVGLIALINGILSGVGGWFGYGDVTLQSIFGLVFKPLAYLIGVTDGTEAGIAGQMIGMKLAVNEFVGYLEFAKYLQPDSAIVLTEKTKAIITFALCGFANFSSIAILIGGLGGMAPNRRSDVARLGLKAVIAGTLANLMSATIAGLFIGLGAAAL